One stretch of Bactrocera tryoni isolate S06 unplaced genomic scaffold, CSIRO_BtryS06_freeze2 scaffold_7, whole genome shotgun sequence DNA includes these proteins:
- the LOC120781412 gene encoding trifunctional enzyme subunit alpha, mitochondrial, giving the protein MAANQLLRVPKFMSRTDLFCRFGGLMNTKKFASTIVKDGSAKDLRTKIVDDVLVVTLDLQNAKVNSLNVSMTSELKSILQELETNSAIKSAVVISGKPGCFIAGADISMLEKCRTLEEASNISREGQDFFHQMENSRKPIVAAINGVCLGGGFELAMACHFRIATTSRTTKLGTPEVLLGLLPGAGGTVRLSELSNVRTALDLCLTGKRVSANRARKIGLVDLLVNPLGPGLAPNEENTMQYLEKIAIQVAKDIAREKLKVNRGSKSLMDKVLKASMGVDFIRNNIFKTAQKQVLSLSNGLYPAPLKIIDVIRTGIEKGTSAGYEAESKAFGELAMTPESKGLISLFRGQTECRKNRFGQPKLEVKTVGVLGAGLMGAGIAQVSVNNGYQVFMKDTSIKGLARGVEQIQKGLDAQVKRKRMGVVECNQIISKLKPTLDYKKFQNADIVIEAVFEDLKVKHAVISELESIVPSHCIIATNTSAIPIKNIAEVSSRPENLIGMHYFSPVDKMQLLEIITHPKTSKETTAKAVAVGLKQGKVVITVNDGPGFYTTRILSTILYEGIRLIQEGVEPTELDNLTKRFGFPVGAATLFDEVGIDVGAHIAFDLAKAFGQRFSGGNLNLLQDLVLAGFLGRKSGKGIFIYDGTQGKGSRPVNMDFLTIVKEKYSLVSKGANTTEDLTIRMVSRFVNEAVLCLEEGILDNPLEGDIGAVFGLGFPPFSGGPFRWVDHYTASKLVEKMKSYADLYGIAFKPAQTLVDMAKNSSKKFYPNAGSSKL; this is encoded by the exons ATGGCAGCTAATCAACTATTGAGAGTTCCAAAGTTCATGTCAAGGACAGATCTATTTTGCCGATTTG gtGGATTAATGAATACAAAAAAGTTTGCTTCTACCATTGTTAAGGATGGGAGTGCAAAAGACTTACGGACAAAAATTGTAGATGACGTTTTAGTTGTTACTTTGGATTTACAAAATGCAAAAGTTAATTCTTTAAATGTATCCATGACCTCTGAGCTAAAGTCAATTTTACAAGAGCTCGAAACAAATAGCGCTATCAAATCAGCTGTGGTAATTTCTGGTAAACCAGGGTGCTTCATTGCTGGAGCTGATATAAGCATGCTTGAAAAATGTAGGACCTTGGAAGAGGCTTCAAATATTTCGAGAGAAGGACAAGATTTCTTTCATCAAATGGAAAATAGCCGAAAACCCATTGTGGCTGCTATTAATGGAGTATGTCTCGGAGGAGGTTTTGAATTAGCTATGGCGTGTCATTTTCGTATAGCAACAACATCAAGGACAACAAAACTCGGTACACCGGAAGTTTTATTAGGTCTTCTTCCTGGTGCTGGTGGTACAGTTCGGCTTTCGGAACTTAGTAACGTGAGAACAGCTTTAGATTTGTGTCTCACAGGAAAACGTGTATCAGCGAACAGAGCGAGAAAAATAGGATTGGTAGATTTGTTAGTTAATCCCCTAGGGCCAGGATTAGCTCCAAATGAAGAAAATACCatgcaatatttggaaaaaatcgctATCCAAGTAGCAAAAGATATTGCCAGAGAAAAATTAAAG GTAAATCGTGGAAGTAAAAGTTTGATGGATAAAGTTTTGAAGGCCTCTATGGGCGTAGATTTCATTagaaataatatattcaaaactgCCCAAAAGCAAGTTTTAAGTCTATCAAACGGCCTTTATCCCGCACCTTTGAAAATAATCGATGTTATTCGAACAGGTATTGAAAAAGGAACTTCAGCTGGATATGAAGCTGAAAGCAAAGCATTTGGAGAACTTGCTATGACTCCGGAGTCAAAAGGCCTTATTAGCCTATTTCGTGGTCAAACTGAATGTAGAAAGAATCGTTTTGGACAGCCAAAATTGGAAGTTAAAACTGTCGGGGTGTTAGGTGCTGGCCTTATGGGTGCAGGCATTGCCCAAGTATCAGTTAACAATGGATATCAAGTTTTTATGAAAGACACATCCATTAAAGGACTAGCACGGGGAGTGGAACAAATCCAGAAAGGATTAGACGCTCAAGTGAAGAGAAAAAGAATGGGCGTAGTGGAATGCAATCAAATAATATCCAAATTAAAACCTACACTCGattataaaaagtttcaaaatgcAGACATAGTCATCGAGGCCGTATTTGAAGATTTAAAAGTCAAGCATGCAGTAATTTCAGAATTGGAGTCTATAGTGCCTTCTCATTGCATAATCGCAACCAATACAAGTGCAATACCTATCAAAAATATCGCTGAGGTCAGCTCAAGACCTGAAAATCTGATAGGCATGCATTACTTTTCACCTGTTGACAAAATGCAATTACTCGAAATAATTACACATCCGAAAACTTCTAAGGAAACTACAGCTAAAGCTGTGGCTGTAGGCCTTAAACAAGGAAAAGTAGTGATTACAGTAAACGACGGCCCTGGCTTTTATACAACACGTATTTTATCAACTATTTTGTATGAAGGAATCAG gCTTATTCAGGAGGGCGTGGAACCAACTGAACTTGACAATTTAACAAAACGATTTGGTTTTCCAGTAGGCGCTGCTACATTATTTGATGAGGTTGGAATTGATGTGGGTGCTCACATTGCTTTCGATTTGGCCAAA GCATTCGGACAACGGTTTAGTGGaggaaatttgaatttgttgcaAGATTTAGTTCTAGCGGGATTTTTAGGTAGGAAATCCGGAAAGGGCATATTTATATACGATGGAACTCAAGGAAAGGGCAGTCGGCCTGTAAATATGGATTTCCTTACCATTGTAAAAGAGAAATATTCTCTTGTCTCAAAGGGAGCAAATACCACAGAAGATTTAACTATACGAATGGTATCGCGTTTTGTGAATGAAGCTGTTCTCTGCTTAGAAGAAGGAATTTTGGATAATCCTTTAGAAGGTGATATTGGTGCTGTATTTGGTTTAGGATTTCCACCTTTCTCGGGAGGGCCATTCCGTTGGGTCGATCATTACACAGCATCAAAATTAGTAGAAAAGATGAAGTCATATGCTGATTTGTATGGCATCGCATTTAAACCTGCACAAACCTTGGTGGATATGGCGAAAAATTCTTCGAAGAAATTCTATCCAAACGCTGGATCAtctaaattataa
- the LOC120781707 gene encoding uncharacterized protein LOC120781707 codes for MSTEIRKRRRETEVKKWTEAEIKAVLSYMQDHRNVEKPTAKIYYSKLLAVTKIEATCNILKCKIRYLKSQMKSAEHWLNSTGAGVEDGDVELTVMDKVLKSCPHYKQLADIFATEREAEVVVMSSSAMELDSIENVVHDLEEPEPEAEEENDTSLLASGSSAASPFVKKIKAKHQHTAIDKLATLEAERMSFREKQLQFEIEKFNWMKQVEANKLENEKKKIENDFELKKMELEQNERIRKLEIEMKYKNNNINNQ; via the exons a TGTCTACAGAAATACGAAAGCGCCGGCGAGAAACGGAGGTGAAAAAATGGACGGAAGCCGAAATCAAAGCCGTGCTGTCCTATATGCAGGATCACCGAAACGTCGAG AAACCAACAGCGAAAATTTACTATAGTAAGTTGCTTGCAGtgacaaaaattgaagcaaCGTGCAACATCTTAAAATGTAAGATTCGCTATTTAAAAAGCCAAATGAAGTCGGCAGAACACTGGCTAAATTCCACGGGCGCTGGAGTAGAGGATGGCGATGTGGAGCTGACTGTGATGG ATAAAGTGCTTAAAAGTTGTCCGCATTACAAACAATTAGCGGACATTTTTGCTACGGAGAGGGAAGCTGAGGTGGTGGTAATGAGTTCCTCTGCAATGGAACTCGACTCTATTGAAAATGTTGTGCATGATTTGGAAGAGCCCGAACCCGAAGCGGAGGAAGAAAATGACACATCTCTATTGGCATCTGGCTCATCTGCGGCCAGCccgtttgtaaaaaaaattaaggccaAACATCAACACACTGCCATTGACAAACTGGCAACATTAGAAGCTGAAAGAATGAGCTTTCGGGAAAAACAGCTTCaatttgaaatagaaaaattcaattGGATGAAGCAAGTTGAAGCAAACAAACTggaaaatgaaaagaagaagaTCGAAAACGATTTCGAACTCAAAAAAATGGAGTTGGAGCAGAATGAAAGAATAAGGAAATTAGAAATTGAAatgaagtataaaaataataatataaacaaccaataa